One genomic segment of Desmodus rotundus isolate HL8 chromosome 5, HLdesRot8A.1, whole genome shotgun sequence includes these proteins:
- the LOC128781008 gene encoding olfactory receptor 5B3-like isoform X2 has translation MICCDSQITSMENNTEVTEFILLGLTNSPEPQVPLFVMFTLIYHVTLIGNLGMIVLTLLDSRLHSPMYFFLSNLSLVDLCYSSAVTPKVMAGLLIGNKVISYNACAAQMFFFGAFVTVENYLLASMAYDRCAAVCKPLHYTTTMTTSVCARLVIGSYVCGFLNASIYIGNTFSLSFCKSNVVHHFFCDVPAVMALTCSDKHISELILIFISSFNIFLALFVILISYLFIFITISKMHSRQGNQKALSTCTSHLVTVSMFYGAVIIMYLQPSSSHSMDTDKIASVFYTMVIPMLNPLVYSLRNKEVKSAFKKVVEKAKLSLFCCNA, from the exons ATG ATATGTTGTGATTCTCAAATCACATCCATGGAGAACAATACAGAAGTGACTGAATTCATCCTGTTAGGACTAACCAATTCCCCAGAACCACAGGTCCCTCTCTTTGTCATGTTCACCCTCATTTACCACGTCACTCTGATTGGGAACCTGGGGATGATCGTGTTGACACTGCTAGACTCACGTCTCCACTCtcccatgtactttttcctcagtAACCTGTCTCTGGTGGACTTGTGTTACTCCTCGGCTGTCACTCCCAAAGTCATGGCTGGGTTACTCATAGGCAATAAGGTTATTTCCTACAATGCGTGTGCTGCTCAGATGTTCTTTTTTGGAGCCTTTGTCACGGTAGAAAATTACCTCTTGGCctccatggcctatgaccgctgtGCAGCAGTGTGCAAACCCCTGCATTACACCACCACCATGACGACAAGTGTGTGTGCACGTCTGGTCATAGGCTCCTATGTCTGTGGGTTCCTGAATGCATCCATCTATATTGGGAACACCTTCAGCCTCTCTTTCTGTAAGTCCAATGTGGTCCATCACTTTTTCTGCGATGTTCCCGCTGTCATGGCTCTGACTTGTTCTGATAAGCATATCAGTGAActgattcttatttttatttcaagcttTAATATCTTTCTTGCACTTTTTGTTATCTTGATTTCCTACCTGTTCATATTTATTACCATTTCCAAGATGCACTCAAGACAGGGAAACCAGAAGGCTTTATCTACCTGTACTTCTCACCTTGTTACAGTTTCCATGTTTTATGGGGCTGTCATTATTATGTACTTACAGCCAAGCTCCAGTCattccatggacacagacaaaatCGCATCCGTGTTCTATACCATGGTcatccccatgctgaaccccctggtctacagcctgaggaacaaaGAGGTCAAGAGTGCATTCAAGAAGGTTGTTGAGAAGGCAaaattgtctctgttttgttGTAATGCATAG
- the LOC128781008 gene encoding olfactory receptor 5B3-like isoform X1, with protein sequence MMKQLAFKLQKGHLENTKIFFFAFLLKICCDSQITSMENNTEVTEFILLGLTNSPEPQVPLFVMFTLIYHVTLIGNLGMIVLTLLDSRLHSPMYFFLSNLSLVDLCYSSAVTPKVMAGLLIGNKVISYNACAAQMFFFGAFVTVENYLLASMAYDRCAAVCKPLHYTTTMTTSVCARLVIGSYVCGFLNASIYIGNTFSLSFCKSNVVHHFFCDVPAVMALTCSDKHISELILIFISSFNIFLALFVILISYLFIFITISKMHSRQGNQKALSTCTSHLVTVSMFYGAVIIMYLQPSSSHSMDTDKIASVFYTMVIPMLNPLVYSLRNKEVKSAFKKVVEKAKLSLFCCNA encoded by the exons ATGATGAAACAACTTGCCTTTAAACTCCAGAAGGGTCATCTTGAAAATACCAAGAtcttcttttttgcatttttattgaag ATATGTTGTGATTCTCAAATCACATCCATGGAGAACAATACAGAAGTGACTGAATTCATCCTGTTAGGACTAACCAATTCCCCAGAACCACAGGTCCCTCTCTTTGTCATGTTCACCCTCATTTACCACGTCACTCTGATTGGGAACCTGGGGATGATCGTGTTGACACTGCTAGACTCACGTCTCCACTCtcccatgtactttttcctcagtAACCTGTCTCTGGTGGACTTGTGTTACTCCTCGGCTGTCACTCCCAAAGTCATGGCTGGGTTACTCATAGGCAATAAGGTTATTTCCTACAATGCGTGTGCTGCTCAGATGTTCTTTTTTGGAGCCTTTGTCACGGTAGAAAATTACCTCTTGGCctccatggcctatgaccgctgtGCAGCAGTGTGCAAACCCCTGCATTACACCACCACCATGACGACAAGTGTGTGTGCACGTCTGGTCATAGGCTCCTATGTCTGTGGGTTCCTGAATGCATCCATCTATATTGGGAACACCTTCAGCCTCTCTTTCTGTAAGTCCAATGTGGTCCATCACTTTTTCTGCGATGTTCCCGCTGTCATGGCTCTGACTTGTTCTGATAAGCATATCAGTGAActgattcttatttttatttcaagcttTAATATCTTTCTTGCACTTTTTGTTATCTTGATTTCCTACCTGTTCATATTTATTACCATTTCCAAGATGCACTCAAGACAGGGAAACCAGAAGGCTTTATCTACCTGTACTTCTCACCTTGTTACAGTTTCCATGTTTTATGGGGCTGTCATTATTATGTACTTACAGCCAAGCTCCAGTCattccatggacacagacaaaatCGCATCCGTGTTCTATACCATGGTcatccccatgctgaaccccctggtctacagcctgaggaacaaaGAGGTCAAGAGTGCATTCAAGAAGGTTGTTGAGAAGGCAaaattgtctctgttttgttGTAATGCATAG